From a single Calditerrivibrio sp. genomic region:
- the ffh gene encoding signal recognition particle protein: protein MFAALNEKLQGVFRKLRGEVKLTEDNIKEAIKQVRLALLEADVHYKVVKKFIENVQSKAIGEIVLKSLTPDQVFIKLVHDELVEILGAKTSKINLKPNPPTVIMLVGLQGSGKTTTAGKLARYFQKDGRDVLLVADDIYRPAAIDQLIVLANQLKVDVFSDKNSKNAVDIAVRSIEQAKRSAKDIVVIDTAGRLHIDEALMEELKSIKIAVDPDEILFVADAMIGQDAVNVAKQFHEALGITGVVFTKLDGDARGGAALSIVEVTGVPIKFVGMGEKLDAFELFHPDRMASRILGMGDVVTLVEKAQEAIDADEAREMANKVGKTGFDFNDLLQQFRMIKKMGSLESIMKLIPGFSAMPDLNIDEKQFKRIEAIIFSMTPEERKKASIINGSRKKRIAKGSGTSVNDVNKLIMQLDQMNKMLKKFKNKFGGMNKLDKRMFKNMFPPMR, encoded by the coding sequence ATGTTTGCTGCGCTAAATGAAAAGCTCCAAGGGGTATTTCGTAAACTCCGTGGAGAAGTAAAACTTACTGAGGATAATATCAAAGAAGCCATTAAGCAGGTTAGGTTAGCACTGCTTGAGGCCGATGTCCATTATAAAGTTGTAAAAAAATTCATAGAGAATGTCCAATCAAAAGCCATAGGTGAGATAGTATTAAAGTCTCTTACACCTGATCAAGTCTTTATAAAGCTTGTTCATGATGAACTTGTAGAGATATTAGGTGCAAAAACATCAAAGATAAATCTAAAGCCTAACCCACCCACTGTAATAATGCTCGTGGGACTTCAGGGCTCCGGTAAGACCACTACAGCAGGTAAGCTTGCAAGATACTTCCAAAAAGATGGTAGAGATGTCTTGCTGGTTGCAGATGATATATATAGACCTGCAGCCATAGATCAATTGATTGTTTTGGCTAACCAACTCAAGGTGGATGTATTTTCAGATAAAAACAGTAAAAATGCGGTGGATATTGCTGTTAGGTCGATCGAACAGGCTAAGAGATCTGCAAAAGATATTGTTGTAATAGATACAGCTGGGCGTCTGCACATCGATGAAGCGCTAATGGAGGAGCTGAAATCAATAAAAATTGCAGTGGATCCAGATGAAATCCTTTTTGTGGCAGATGCTATGATAGGGCAAGATGCCGTTAATGTGGCAAAGCAGTTCCATGAGGCATTGGGTATTACCGGGGTTGTTTTTACAAAGCTTGATGGTGATGCCAGAGGTGGAGCAGCTCTGTCTATAGTGGAAGTTACTGGTGTGCCAATAAAGTTTGTAGGTATGGGGGAAAAGCTGGATGCTTTTGAGCTCTTCCATCCGGACAGAATGGCATCCCGTATCCTGGGGATGGGGGATGTGGTAACACTTGTAGAAAAAGCTCAGGAAGCCATCGATGCTGATGAAGCAAGGGAGATGGCTAATAAAGTTGGAAAGACAGGGTTTGACTTCAACGATCTTTTACAACAGTTTAGAATGATAAAAAAGATGGGTTCCCTCGAATCGATTATGAAACTTATTCCGGGCTTTTCGGCAATGCCGGATCTGAATATAGATGAGAAACAGTTTAAAAGGATTGAGGCAATCATATTTTCTATGACACCGGAGGAGCGAAAAAAGGCAAGTATAATCAATGGAAGTAGAAAAAAACGTATAGCTAAGGGGAGCGGTACCTCTGTAAACGATGTAAACAAACTCATTATGCAATTAGATCAGATGAATAAAATGTTGAAAAAATTTAAAAATAAATTTGGTGGAATGAATAAGCTTGACAAAAGGATGTTCAAGAATATGTTCCCACCAATGCGTTAA
- the rpsP gene encoding 30S ribosomal protein S16, whose amino-acid sequence MATKIRLLRMGRKKRPFYRIVVADSRAKRDGSFVDIVGYYNPLPDPAEVKIDEEKALKWLKTGAIPTDTVRSLFSKAGIIKKFVEQ is encoded by the coding sequence GTGGCTACAAAGATCAGATTACTCAGAATGGGGCGTAAAAAAAGACCTTTTTATAGGATCGTGGTGGCTGATAGTAGAGCAAAAAGGGATGGTAGTTTTGTAGATATAGTTGGATATTACAACCCCTTACCTGATCCAGCAGAGGTAAAGATCGATGAAGAAAAAGCGTTAAAGTGGCTAAAAACCGGTGCTATCCCTACAGATACTGTGAGAAGCCTTTTTTCAAAAGCCGGCATAATCAAAAAATTTGTAGAACAATAA
- a CDS encoding KH domain-containing protein, translating to MKQLVEFIVKSLVDKPDQVQVREVDGEKTTVIELRVDPADLGKVIGKQGRTARSIRTILGAAGIKKGKRVVLEILE from the coding sequence ATGAAACAGTTAGTAGAATTCATAGTTAAGTCTCTTGTGGATAAGCCTGATCAGGTTCAGGTTAGAGAAGTTGATGGTGAGAAGACCACGGTTATTGAATTGAGAGTGGATCCTGCAGACCTTGGGAAAGTAATAGGTAAGCAGGGAAGAACTGCAAGATCAATTAGAACAATTTTAGGTGCTGCAGGAATCAAAAAGGGTAAAAGGGTAGTTCTTGAAATCCTTGAATAA
- the rimM gene encoding ribosome maturation factor RimM (Essential for efficient processing of 16S rRNA) — MKFIRIGYIKGTHGLDGEMKIVMNTDNIDLIDKLDYLMLGKERKVLFSDEIEYLEPQKDMYLVKLKTLNDIDAASKYKGFEVLIPESVLPNEAEDEVYWFKIDGAKVVDQKGAEIGILCDYIESGSVDVFRIKAGDGKFYLISNNKDHVISINVEQKVVVINEDGLVDEDL, encoded by the coding sequence ATGAAGTTTATCAGGATAGGTTATATTAAAGGTACTCATGGGCTTGATGGTGAAATGAAGATTGTGATGAATACTGACAATATAGATCTAATTGATAAATTGGACTATCTTATGTTGGGCAAGGAACGGAAGGTGCTTTTTTCTGATGAAATAGAATATCTCGAACCTCAGAAAGATATGTATCTTGTCAAATTAAAGACGTTAAATGATATAGATGCTGCCTCTAAATATAAAGGTTTTGAAGTTCTAATACCTGAATCTGTGCTGCCGAATGAGGCTGAGGATGAAGTCTATTGGTTTAAGATAGATGGGGCAAAAGTTGTTGACCAAAAGGGGGCTGAAATTGGCATTTTATGTGATTACATAGAGTCAGGTAGTGTTGATGTGTTTCGAATTAAAGCAGGGGATGGTAAATTCTACCTCATATCTAACAATAAAGATCATGTAATCAGTATCAATGTGGAACAAAAGGTTGTAGTGATAAATGAAGATGGGCTCGTGGATGAAGATCTATAA
- the trmD gene encoding tRNA (guanosine(37)-N1)-methyltransferase TrmD, translating into MKIYNVVTIFPEMMDSIFKYGVLSKGIESGLFRVNSINLRDYTEDRHKTVDDYQYGGGHGLVMKPEPIYKALMDIKSKYSNTRVIFLDPRGERFTQKTAERLNSYENITFVCGRYEGIDDRVRQLMADEMISVGDFILTGGELAAAVIIDAVARLIPEVLGDENSPHEESFTTGLLEYPHYTRPAEFMGMKVPDVLISGNHEEIRKWRLTESIKTTLQNRPDMIFKKSFSREEEQILWSLTRGSKRRLDIYVALMHYPMRDKEGNVVTTSITNMDLHDISRSCRTFGAKNYYVVNPLPAQREIAQRVVKHWVKGYGAEYNENRKEAFEYTIITDSLTSVIKDIEEKEGSRPTIIATTARYQEKAIKLEKLKEIADNPILILFGTGWGFTKDVLEFADYVFEPIYGAGDFNHLSVRSAVAIYLDRINRSFQEDIL; encoded by the coding sequence ATGAAGATCTATAACGTGGTCACTATTTTTCCGGAAATGATGGATAGTATTTTTAAATATGGGGTTCTCTCTAAAGGGATCGAATCCGGTCTATTTAGGGTAAACTCCATCAATTTAAGGGATTATACCGAAGATAGACATAAGACTGTGGATGACTATCAGTATGGTGGTGGACATGGTCTTGTTATGAAACCGGAGCCCATTTACAAGGCACTTATGGATATAAAATCAAAATATTCAAACACAAGGGTGATTTTTTTGGATCCAAGGGGAGAGCGTTTTACCCAGAAGACAGCAGAGCGTTTAAACAGCTATGAAAATATTACATTTGTATGTGGTAGATATGAAGGGATTGATGATAGGGTTAGACAGCTTATGGCTGATGAGATGATCTCGGTGGGGGACTTTATTCTCACAGGCGGTGAGTTGGCGGCTGCAGTGATTATAGATGCGGTTGCAAGACTGATTCCGGAAGTGCTGGGAGATGAAAATTCACCCCATGAGGAATCGTTTACCACAGGGCTTTTAGAATACCCCCATTACACGAGACCTGCAGAGTTTATGGGGATGAAGGTTCCAGATGTTCTTATTTCTGGGAACCATGAAGAGATTAGGAAATGGCGCCTGACAGAATCTATAAAAACTACTTTACAAAATCGCCCAGATATGATATTTAAAAAATCTTTCTCTAGGGAAGAAGAGCAGATATTGTGGTCCCTTACTAGGGGGTCGAAGAGAAGACTCGATATTTATGTGGCTCTCATGCACTATCCCATGAGAGATAAGGAAGGGAATGTGGTTACCACATCGATCACCAACATGGATCTACATGACATCTCCAGATCCTGTAGGACCTTTGGTGCTAAGAACTACTATGTGGTAAATCCTTTGCCTGCTCAGAGGGAGATTGCCCAGAGAGTGGTAAAGCACTGGGTGAAAGGGTATGGTGCAGAGTATAATGAGAATAGAAAAGAGGCATTTGAATATACTATAATCACAGATAGCCTTACTTCTGTTATAAAGGATATAGAGGAAAAAGAGGGTAGTAGACCAACGATTATAGCGACAACGGCAAGGTATCAGGAGAAGGCTATAAAATTGGAAAAGCTCAAAGAGATAGCAGATAACCCCATTTTGATCCTTTTTGGGACAGGTTGGGGGTTTACAAAAGATGTGTTGGAGTTTGCAGATTATGTATTTGAGCCGATATATGGTGCCGGTGATTTTAACCATCTGTCGGTGAGAAGTGCTGTGGCTATATATTTGGATAGAATAAATAGATCGTTTCAGGAGGATATATTATGA
- the rplS gene encoding 50S ribosomal protein L19 has translation MKNKLIEAVEAEVKTKEIPTFRVGDTVVVNFRIVEGNKERVQPYKGLVIAIHRNGASSTFTVRKVVGDVGVERIFPLYSPRIESIEVERSGKVRRAKLYYMRKLRGKATRLKERRKGF, from the coding sequence ATGAAAAATAAGCTTATCGAAGCTGTTGAAGCTGAGGTAAAAACAAAAGAGATACCAACTTTTAGAGTTGGGGATACAGTGGTGGTAAATTTTAGAATTGTTGAAGGTAACAAAGAGAGGGTTCAGCCATATAAAGGGCTTGTGATTGCTATTCATAGAAATGGTGCCTCCTCTACATTTACTGTTAGAAAAGTAGTTGGTGATGTTGGCGTGGAGAGGATTTTTCCCCTTTATTCCCCACGGATAGAAAGTATAGAGGTGGAAAGAAGTGGTAAAGTTAGAAGAGCCAAGCTTTACTATATGAGGAAGCTAAGGGGCAAGGCTACGAGATTAAAAGAGAGAAGAAAAGGTTTTTAA
- the rplM gene encoding 50S ribosomal protein L13, whose amino-acid sequence MKTTWIKENAPKQWYEVDATGKVLGRLASEIAMILMGKRKAIYTPFIDSGDFVIVTNASKIRVSGNKLKDKKYYWHSGYFGGIKERTLEKMLQEKPEEVIYLAVKRMLPKTRLGRHMLKKLKVYNSAEHPHAAQKPIKIEI is encoded by the coding sequence ATGAAAACTACATGGATTAAAGAAAATGCACCTAAACAGTGGTATGAGGTAGATGCCACAGGTAAAGTTTTAGGCAGGTTAGCATCCGAAATAGCTATGATCCTCATGGGCAAAAGAAAGGCTATTTATACACCTTTCATAGACTCAGGGGACTTTGTTATAGTAACCAATGCGAGTAAAATTAGGGTTAGTGGTAATAAGCTAAAAGATAAGAAATACTATTGGCATTCCGGGTATTTTGGTGGTATTAAAGAGAGAACTTTGGAGAAGATGCTTCAGGAGAAGCCAGAAGAGGTTATATACCTTGCAGTAAAAAGGATGCTACCTAAGACGAGATTGGGCAGACATATGCTTAAAAAGCTAAAAGTTTATAATTCAGCAGAGCATCCTCACGCAGCCCAAAAGCCCATCAAGATAGAGATTTAA
- the rpsI gene encoding 30S ribosomal protein S9, whose product MSNYFYGTGRRKTSVARVFIKQGSGNISVNGKSLEDYFERPVLRQIVLQPIETLGATGKYDIFVTVAGGGKTGQAGAIRHGLARALVQLDPNNRKPLKIQGFLTRDPRMVERKKMGKPKARRDSQFSKR is encoded by the coding sequence ATGTCAAACTATTTTTATGGAACAGGAAGAAGGAAGACTTCTGTAGCAAGGGTTTTTATAAAGCAGGGTTCTGGTAACATTTCTGTAAACGGAAAAAGTCTTGAGGACTATTTTGAAAGACCGGTTTTAAGGCAGATAGTTTTACAACCTATTGAAACATTGGGTGCTACAGGTAAGTATGATATATTTGTGACAGTGGCTGGTGGTGGGAAAACCGGTCAAGCTGGTGCCATAAGGCATGGCCTTGCAAGAGCTCTTGTGCAACTTGATCCAAATAATAGAAAGCCATTGAAGATTCAGGGCTTCCTTACTCGAGATCCGAGAATGGTGGAAAGGAAGAAGATGGGGAAACCAAAAGCAAGAAGGGATTCCCAGTTTTCAAAGCGTTAA
- a CDS encoding isochorismatase family protein, which translates to MFFPKLNNSSLLFIDIQEKLVPAMDSLIYHEKLRNIIKLAKIAKLLNLPYFITQHYTNGLGNTVKEITDILGNRYFEKIYFSAVRQEGFFDYFNTDNPNVIISGMESHVCVLQTALDLLDSDYKVFIVSDAVLSTKKYNWKNALRYLENAGAIITNTETVIFQLLEKGGTDEFKEALRIIKE; encoded by the coding sequence ATGTTTTTCCCAAAATTAAACAACAGCTCATTGTTATTTATTGATATTCAAGAAAAGTTAGTCCCAGCCATGGATAGTCTTATATACCATGAAAAACTGCGCAATATTATCAAGCTTGCCAAAATAGCAAAACTTTTAAATCTCCCCTATTTTATCACCCAACACTATACAAATGGGCTCGGTAATACAGTAAAAGAGATTACCGATATCTTAGGAAATCGATACTTTGAAAAGATCTATTTCTCTGCAGTTAGACAAGAGGGATTTTTCGATTATTTCAACACCGACAATCCTAACGTGATCATCAGCGGTATGGAATCCCATGTCTGTGTACTTCAAACCGCTTTGGATCTATTGGATTCCGATTACAAAGTTTTTATTGTCTCAGATGCCGTACTCTCCACAAAAAAATATAATTGGAAAAATGCCCTGAGATATTTAGAAAACGCAGGCGCTATCATCACAAACACGGAAACTGTTATTTTCCAGCTACTTGAAAAAGGCGGAACAGACGAATTTAAAGAAGCCCTTAGGATTATCAAAGAATAA
- a CDS encoding ATP-binding protein — protein MMKITTDIFKKLLFYSIIPLLFIAILFILLMQNNIYEQYNNISYNQISQVNKDLRSQIDFAKSRIPQRLINTLLKYGHLQDDIKYFIFKIKELYDIYIVNSDNVILDGESRFYYIKKGEKLNIPNDKFQIIDNDILIYFSHLLPNGQTVIYRYSIRKLFENIYFQMDGQNFFIAEMDGRIIFHTNPTIYLKNISIAELEFFKNKERIVYGLFPFPNEKDEKDINYVYLVRDNDLIFGINISSKVINADLNRIYIQVGFIITIYLILLFLIAKYLSSYISKPIVALKDFSNSASTSDTVLDISKFPDNELRTVALNLVNSFNTIKSLRDELYITIMSIGDGVIVTDESGNIELFNKAAEAITGYSFSEVIGKHISEIFVIHNEVTNQPVENPLLKALQNRTIIEISNNTSLKTKNGDKRIISDSAAPIIVGDEVKGGVLIFRDDTDKEKFKKEMIRKQQIETIGLVAGGIAHDFNNILSAINNYMLVARLTFDQNPQIQEFADQIITLCERGKFLSNRLLVLSKGGEHIALQDIDIYSLISETARFVLSGTTIFFNISKSQQYCYVKGDQNLIAQVFHNLLLNAKQAMPEGGTLDVSISLEPLYSTNIPFVKIVLKDNGPGIPQKYLDKVFQPFFTTKETGSGLGLYITKSIIEKHNGLISIDTQEGVGTTFTIYLPSSDKCPTPQFDKNNITDVTFNYNVLIMDDEYFVRDSLELLLIAFGCKVAIAENGDEAYELYLDALKHQNKFDLIFLDITVPLGKGAKYALEKIKTIDPDVKAVVMSGYTDSDLMEHYPEYGFFDFLPKPYDQKRLKQIFLKFGGKH, from the coding sequence ATGATGAAGATAACAACAGATATTTTTAAAAAGCTGCTCTTTTACAGCATAATCCCGCTTCTTTTTATAGCTATTTTATTCATACTTTTAATGCAAAACAATATCTACGAACAGTACAACAATATATCATACAACCAGATTTCACAGGTTAACAAAGATCTAAGAAGTCAGATCGATTTTGCAAAAAGTAGAATACCCCAAAGACTTATCAATACGTTACTCAAATATGGTCACTTACAGGATGATATAAAATATTTTATATTCAAGATAAAAGAACTTTATGATATCTACATAGTAAATAGCGATAATGTTATTTTAGATGGTGAATCAAGGTTCTACTACATTAAAAAAGGGGAAAAGCTCAATATTCCTAATGATAAATTTCAAATAATAGATAACGATATACTCATATACTTCTCCCACCTCTTACCAAATGGTCAGACAGTCATATATCGATACTCCATTAGAAAACTATTTGAAAATATCTATTTTCAAATGGATGGTCAAAATTTTTTTATCGCAGAAATGGATGGTAGAATAATTTTTCATACAAACCCCACCATCTATTTGAAAAATATCTCCATAGCCGAGTTAGAGTTCTTTAAAAACAAAGAGCGTATCGTCTATGGACTTTTCCCTTTCCCGAATGAAAAAGATGAAAAAGATATTAACTATGTGTACTTAGTAAGAGATAACGATCTGATCTTTGGAATAAATATCTCATCTAAAGTGATCAATGCTGATTTAAATAGGATTTATATCCAAGTGGGCTTTATCATAACCATATATCTTATTCTACTATTTTTAATTGCTAAATACCTATCCAGTTATATATCCAAGCCCATAGTAGCTCTTAAAGATTTTTCCAATTCTGCTTCTACATCCGATACAGTTCTTGATATATCAAAATTTCCTGACAATGAACTAAGAACCGTTGCTTTAAATCTTGTAAATTCATTTAATACAATAAAGTCCCTTCGTGATGAACTATATATAACTATCATGAGCATAGGTGATGGTGTAATTGTTACAGATGAAAGTGGCAACATCGAATTATTTAATAAGGCAGCAGAAGCTATCACAGGCTATTCATTTTCTGAGGTAATCGGTAAACATATATCCGAGATCTTTGTAATACACAATGAGGTTACCAATCAACCTGTAGAAAACCCCTTACTAAAAGCTTTACAAAATAGAACCATCATTGAAATCTCCAATAATACAAGCCTTAAAACAAAAAATGGTGATAAACGGATTATATCAGACTCAGCTGCTCCCATAATTGTAGGGGATGAGGTCAAAGGGGGTGTTTTAATCTTCAGGGATGATACCGACAAAGAAAAATTTAAGAAGGAGATGATAAGAAAACAGCAGATTGAAACAATAGGTCTGGTTGCAGGTGGAATAGCACACGATTTTAACAATATACTCTCAGCAATAAATAACTATATGTTAGTGGCAAGATTGACCTTCGATCAAAATCCCCAGATACAGGAGTTTGCTGATCAGATTATTACTCTGTGTGAAAGGGGCAAATTTCTTTCAAACCGTCTACTTGTATTATCTAAAGGGGGAGAACATATCGCCTTACAAGACATCGATATCTACAGCCTCATATCAGAAACTGCCCGATTCGTTTTAAGTGGTACTACCATTTTTTTCAATATTTCAAAATCCCAACAGTACTGTTATGTTAAAGGGGATCAGAACCTCATAGCACAAGTCTTCCACAACCTTTTATTAAACGCGAAACAGGCAATGCCTGAAGGTGGTACCCTTGATGTATCGATCTCTTTAGAACCCCTCTATTCCACCAACATACCATTTGTAAAAATAGTATTAAAGGATAATGGCCCAGGTATCCCACAAAAGTACTTGGATAAAGTGTTTCAACCCTTTTTTACCACAAAAGAAACCGGCAGTGGTCTTGGACTTTATATTACGAAATCGATCATAGAAAAGCACAACGGTCTTATATCAATCGATACTCAAGAGGGTGTAGGTACTACGTTTACCATTTATCTACCTTCAAGCGATAAGTGTCCCACACCCCAATTTGACAAAAATAATATAACAGATGTTACCTTTAACTATAACGTATTGATTATGGATGACGAGTATTTCGTCAGAGACTCTTTGGAGCTTTTATTGATAGCTTTCGGATGTAAAGTTGCAATAGCAGAAAATGGTGATGAGGCTTATGAGCTTTATTTAGATGCATTAAAACATCAGAATAAGTTTGACCTTATTTTCCTTGACATTACAGTTCCTCTTGGGAAAGGTGCAAAATATGCTTTGGAAAAGATTAAGACCATAGACCCAGATGTAAAAGCTGTTGTCATGAGCGGCTATACCGATAGCGATTTAATGGAACATTATCCTGAATATGGTTTTTTTGACTTCTTACCAAAACCTTATGACCAAAAAAGATTAAAGCAGATCTTTTTAAAATTTGGAGGTAAACACTGA
- a CDS encoding 23S rRNA (pseudouridine(1915)-N(3))-methyltransferase RlmH has protein sequence MKIRVVLAGKVKDINYQRIIEEYEARIRLFYNFELVELRVREDTTLKDKDTVKMLDIGREFYRVGLDPSGAMMTSEMFAESLKEMLNKCKNVVFYIGGAYGLGKDFTSKCDRLISLSKMTFAHRIALVVLMEQIYRAFTIINNHPYHK, from the coding sequence ATGAAAATCAGAGTGGTGTTAGCTGGAAAAGTAAAGGATATCAATTATCAACGGATAATTGAAGAGTATGAGGCAAGGATAAGATTATTTTATAATTTCGAATTAGTAGAATTAAGGGTTAGAGAAGATACTACATTAAAGGATAAAGATACAGTTAAGATGTTGGATATAGGCAGGGAGTTTTACAGAGTAGGATTAGATCCTTCTGGAGCTATGATGACTTCGGAGATGTTTGCTGAATCGTTAAAGGAAATGTTGAATAAGTGTAAAAATGTGGTATTTTATATAGGTGGGGCGTATGGGCTTGGAAAAGATTTCACTTCCAAATGTGATAGGTTGATATCTCTGTCTAAGATGACATTTGCCCATAGGATTGCCCTTGTGGTCTTGATGGAGCAGATCTATAGGGCATTTACTATAATAAACAATCACCCCTACCATAAATAG
- a CDS encoding TraR/DksA family transcriptional regulator: MDKNFLEAQKEVLLKMREELREKLKEKYAEAMSIGTEEGQDSADEAYNLYNKNIMLGRVETDALKLTLVEQALKRIEEGTYGVCIECGCDIEEKRLKYVPFARYCVDCKSELEKKGLVKM, translated from the coding sequence ATGGATAAGAACTTTTTAGAGGCTCAAAAAGAGGTTTTGTTAAAGATGAGGGAGGAATTAAGAGAAAAGCTTAAAGAGAAATATGCAGAAGCCATGTCCATAGGAACAGAGGAGGGGCAGGATTCTGCAGATGAAGCATACAACCTTTATAACAAAAATATTATGTTAGGTAGAGTTGAGACTGATGCTTTAAAGTTAACACTGGTGGAACAGGCACTTAAAAGGATAGAGGAGGGTACGTACGGGGTATGCATAGAATGTGGTTGTGACATCGAGGAGAAACGTCTGAAGTATGTGCCCTTTGCGAGATATTGTGTCGATTGTAAATCTGAGCTCGAGAAAAAAGGTCTTGTAAAGATGTGA
- the gpmI gene encoding 2,3-bisphosphoglycerate-independent phosphoglycerate mutase — protein sequence MRKVVLLVLDGWGYREETDHNAVLLSKPENFLTLWSTCPKLLINASEEFVGLPAGQMGNSEVGHTNIGAGRVVYQDLVRIKKAIDTREINKNGSLNTFFEQVKKNNGNIHFFGLVSDGGVHSHIDHLKGLIELTKEAGIKNSYIHAFMDGRDTPPNSGRGYLGDLIEFLNEIDYGTIATVIGRYYAMDRDKRWERVEKAYKAIVYGEGENFNSPIEACEYSYSQGITDEFIIPKVIGTFDGIKDGDGIFFFNFRADRARELTRAFIDKSFNFFEVKRFDNLPFITMTEYDATFNVPFIFAPEELTNTLGEYLSNLGLTQLRIAETEKYAHVTFFFNGGREVEFQGETRILVPSPKDVPTYDLKPEMSVEKVVDEFVDAWSKNRFHFTVMNFANPDMVGHTGVEEAAIKACKKVDEQLGRVVEFAKKNDIVLIVTADHGNSEEMWDYKNNQPHTAHTTNLVPFIIYNYDCSLKGIFDGKLADIAPTVLHIMGLDIPVEMTGNILIDKKY from the coding sequence ATGAGAAAAGTGGTATTATTAGTCCTTGATGGTTGGGGGTATAGAGAAGAAACTGATCACAATGCTGTTTTACTTTCTAAACCTGAAAACTTTTTAACTTTATGGAGCACCTGCCCCAAGTTACTCATAAATGCCAGTGAAGAGTTTGTTGGGTTGCCTGCTGGACAGATGGGTAATTCAGAGGTGGGGCATACGAATATCGGTGCAGGAAGAGTTGTTTACCAGGATCTTGTTAGGATTAAAAAGGCTATTGATACAAGAGAGATTAATAAAAATGGATCATTAAATACCTTTTTTGAACAGGTTAAAAAAAACAATGGAAATATACATTTCTTTGGCTTGGTAAGTGATGGTGGAGTACATAGCCATATCGATCATTTAAAAGGGTTAATAGAGCTTACAAAAGAGGCTGGCATCAAAAATAGTTATATTCATGCTTTCATGGATGGAAGGGATACTCCACCAAATAGTGGGCGAGGTTATCTTGGCGATTTGATAGAGTTTTTAAATGAAATAGATTATGGAACTATAGCAACGGTAATAGGTAGATATTATGCAATGGATAGAGACAAAAGATGGGAAAGGGTGGAAAAAGCTTACAAAGCTATAGTTTATGGGGAAGGTGAAAATTTCAATTCCCCTATTGAGGCCTGTGAATACTCTTATAGTCAAGGCATAACTGATGAGTTTATCATCCCAAAGGTCATAGGTACATTTGATGGAATAAAAGATGGTGACGGAATATTTTTCTTCAATTTTAGAGCTGATAGAGCAAGGGAACTAACCAGAGCATTTATAGATAAGAGCTTTAATTTTTTTGAGGTTAAAAGGTTTGATAATCTGCCCTTTATTACAATGACGGAGTACGATGCTACCTTTAATGTCCCGTTTATTTTTGCCCCTGAAGAGTTGACAAATACTTTAGGGGAATACCTAAGCAATTTAGGGTTAACCCAGCTTAGGATTGCTGAGACGGAGAAATATGCCCACGTAACATTTTTCTTTAATGGCGGTAGAGAAGTGGAGTTCCAAGGGGAAACGAGGATCCTCGTGCCATCTCCTAAAGATGTTCCCACGTACGATTTAAAGCCAGAGATGAGTGTGGAAAAGGTTGTGGATGAATTTGTTGATGCATGGTCTAAAAATAGATTTCATTTTACCGTGATGAACTTTGCAAACCCTGATATGGTGGGTCATACCGGTGTTGAAGAGGCCGCTATAAAAGCCTGTAAAAAAGTAGATGAACAGCTGGGTAGAGTTGTTGAGTTTGCAAAGAAGAATGATATTGTGCTTATTGTAACTGCAGATCATGGCAATAGCGAAGAGATGTGGGATTACAAAAATAATCAGCCCCATACGGCACATACAACTAACTTAGTGCCTTTTATTATCTATAACTACGACTGCTCCTTAAAGGGGATATTTGATGGGAAATTGGCTGATATTGCCCCTACAGTCCTACATATAATGGGGCTCGATATCCCAGTAGAGATGACTGGCAATATTTTGATAGATAAAAAGTATTGA